A single window of Sporosarcina sp. Marseille-Q4943 DNA harbors:
- a CDS encoding bifunctional (p)ppGpp synthetase/guanosine-3',5'-bis(diphosphate) 3'-pyrophosphohydrolase, producing MAKNRDMTAEDIFEIVASYMNGQHVAFVKKAYEAAKAAHEGQFRSSGEPYILHPIQVAGILAELQMDPSTVAAGFLHDVVEDTDVSREDIIHEFGEEVAKLVDGVTKLEKLKFKSNEEKQAENHRKMFIAMARDIRVILIKLADRLHNMRTLKHVSDEKQRRVASETLDIFAPLAHRLGISTIKWELEDTALRYLNPQQYYRIVNMMKKKRDEREKYLLNVMDTIRAEIAEMGIEADINGRPKHLYSIYRKMILQNKEFNEIYDLLAIRIIVKSIKDCYAVLGIIHTLWKPMPGRFKDYIAMPKQNLYQSIHTTVVGPAGDPLEVQIRTEEMHRIAEYGVAAHWAYKEGKTVSEKPDNIDSKLKWFREILEFQNESSNAEEFMESLKFDLFSDMVYVFTPDGDVIEIPKGSVPIDFAYRVHSEVGNRTIGAKVNGKMVPLDTELFTGDIVEILTSKQSFGPSRDWLKIANTSQARNKIRQYFKKQLREENIIKGSELVEREVKLQEFDPKAVLTTENIQRAIDKFSFTSEEDMYAAVGSNGITAQQVVNRLAEKIRRERDQQDAIDKIVSDMKTPQPVRTTESGVIVRGLENLLIRLSKCCNPIPGDEIVGFITKGRGVSVHRADCPNIATDEDSDRLIDVEWSVDMNNERKEFQVDIEISAFDRQGLLNEVMMMVADSKTPIVAVSGKADRDKLAKISMTIKITDIAHLHRIVDRIKQIRDIYSVQRVIH from the coding sequence ATGGCGAAAAATCGTGACATGACGGCAGAAGATATATTTGAAATCGTTGCCTCGTATATGAATGGACAGCATGTCGCGTTCGTCAAAAAGGCGTATGAGGCAGCGAAGGCTGCTCATGAAGGGCAATTCAGAAGTTCTGGTGAACCATATATACTGCACCCTATCCAAGTGGCAGGCATTTTAGCAGAGTTGCAGATGGATCCTTCCACAGTCGCCGCAGGATTCCTCCATGATGTCGTGGAGGACACTGATGTTAGCCGCGAAGATATCATTCATGAATTCGGTGAAGAAGTGGCGAAGCTCGTTGACGGCGTGACGAAATTGGAAAAGCTGAAATTCAAATCGAACGAGGAAAAACAGGCAGAGAACCACCGCAAAATGTTCATTGCGATGGCGAGGGATATCAGAGTCATTCTTATTAAGCTTGCGGACCGTCTCCATAATATGCGGACATTGAAACATGTCTCGGATGAAAAGCAACGGAGGGTAGCATCTGAAACTCTCGATATTTTCGCACCGCTTGCACATCGGCTCGGAATTTCCACAATCAAATGGGAACTGGAAGACACTGCGCTCCGTTATTTGAATCCTCAGCAATATTACCGGATTGTCAACATGATGAAGAAAAAACGGGATGAGCGGGAAAAGTATTTATTGAACGTCATGGATACGATACGGGCGGAAATAGCAGAAATGGGCATCGAAGCTGATATTAATGGCAGACCTAAGCATCTGTATTCCATTTACCGTAAAATGATCCTGCAAAATAAGGAATTCAATGAAATTTATGATCTTCTTGCCATCCGCATCATCGTCAAAAGCATTAAGGATTGTTATGCGGTGCTTGGAATCATTCATACGTTATGGAAGCCGATGCCGGGAAGGTTCAAAGACTATATTGCAATGCCGAAACAGAACCTTTATCAATCTATCCATACAACGGTAGTCGGTCCGGCGGGTGATCCGCTAGAAGTCCAAATCCGGACGGAGGAAATGCATAGGATCGCTGAATATGGGGTGGCGGCGCACTGGGCGTATAAAGAGGGGAAAACCGTCTCGGAGAAACCTGATAATATTGATTCCAAACTGAAATGGTTCCGGGAAATACTTGAATTCCAAAACGAATCCTCAAATGCCGAGGAGTTCATGGAATCTTTGAAGTTCGATCTGTTTTCGGACATGGTGTACGTATTCACTCCGGATGGCGACGTCATTGAGATCCCGAAAGGCTCGGTGCCTATCGATTTTGCATACCGTGTCCATTCTGAAGTCGGAAACCGGACAATTGGTGCAAAAGTGAACGGTAAGATGGTACCGCTGGATACAGAGTTGTTCACAGGCGACATTGTCGAAATACTCACATCAAAGCAATCGTTTGGACCGAGCCGTGACTGGCTGAAAATAGCCAACACTTCTCAGGCGAGGAATAAAATCCGTCAATATTTCAAGAAGCAGCTGAGGGAAGAGAATATTATCAAAGGCTCGGAACTCGTTGAAAGGGAAGTGAAGCTACAGGAATTTGATCCGAAAGCCGTCCTCACTACTGAAAACATTCAGCGGGCGATCGACAAATTCAGCTTCACTTCTGAAGAGGACATGTATGCTGCAGTCGGATCCAATGGCATAACCGCACAACAAGTCGTCAACAGGCTCGCGGAAAAGATTCGCCGGGAGCGGGATCAACAGGATGCGATCGATAAAATCGTTTCAGATATGAAAACTCCACAGCCTGTCCGGACGACAGAATCGGGAGTGATTGTCAGAGGTCTTGAGAACTTGCTTATCCGTCTTTCAAAATGCTGCAATCCGATTCCAGGTGATGAAATTGTCGGATTCATTACGAAAGGTCGTGGTGTTTCAGTACACCGGGCAGATTGTCCGAATATCGCTACCGATGAGGACAGTGATCGGCTTATTGACGTCGAATGGTCGGTCGATATGAACAATGAACGCAAAGAGTTCCAAGTCGATATCGAAATTTCTGCATTTGACCGCCAAGGACTTCTGAATGAAGTGATGATGATGGTGGCCGATTCGAAGACACCGATCGTGGCGGTGAGCGGCAAAGCGGATCGTGATAAGCTTGCGAAAATTAGCATGACAATTAAAATTACGGATATTGCCCATTTGCATAGAATTGTGGACCGCATTAAACAAATACGCGATATCTATTCCGTGCAACGGGTGATCCATTAA
- the dtd gene encoding D-aminoacyl-tRNA deacylase, which yields MKVVLQRSGNASVTVDGEVTGSIRKGYVLLVGITHDDTEQDADYIAKKVAGLRLWEDEEGKMNRSIDEVDGEILSVSQFTLYGDVRKGRRPSFIEAARPEKAQPIWNYFNEALREQGLKVETGVFGAMMDVSLINDGPVTIIIESKK from the coding sequence ATGAAGGTCGTTTTACAAAGGTCAGGCAATGCCTCCGTAACGGTCGATGGTGAGGTGACCGGCTCCATTCGGAAAGGGTATGTCCTTCTCGTTGGAATTACGCACGATGATACGGAACAGGATGCCGACTATATTGCAAAAAAGGTCGCAGGTCTTCGGCTGTGGGAGGATGAAGAAGGGAAGATGAACCGTTCCATCGATGAAGTGGATGGCGAAATCCTTTCCGTCTCCCAATTCACGTTGTACGGAGACGTAAGAAAAGGCCGCCGTCCAAGCTTCATTGAAGCGGCAAGACCGGAAAAGGCGCAGCCCATTTGGAACTACTTCAATGAAGCGCTCCGTGAGCAAGGCTTGAAGGTGGAAACCGGAGTCTTCGGCGCCATGATGGACGTAAGCCTTATCAACGACGGTCCAGTGACGATCATTATAGAGTCGAAAAAATAA
- a CDS encoding N-acetylmuramoyl-L-alanine amidase yields MSKFSKWILAIILFASIVCEMPTISAKGETIIINTKSLNVRSGPGLTYPVTGSMKKGERAEVLSTSGDWHEIRFGSGTGWIASWLVVNEEAKELAAMSAVSKVNALNIRTEPSLNAAVIGQMNAGESAVMTGRQGEWASIVKNGIDGWVHTDYITEIPQSEKRQTSTVDKPDIGSEQFTVSVDALNVRKAPGLSSKKVGLIRKGESYSVKEIDGNWVRLSLGKKATGWVYSFHGTLGAKSVTGSGSNTTLSSKKVTVLTNGTNIRSSSTTSSSIVTRANAGEKLTVIGEEGDWYNVSLSSGETAFIAKWVVSTGDVALADRTDKPKQKARASGTLNGLTIVVDAGHGGNDRGTTGMQGTDEKLLTLMTAELLSAKLKAAGANVVMTRESDTYVSLRKRVAVSHQSGADAFISIHYDANPDTSITGFTTYYTHTSQKSLASSINDGLDSTISLRNRGAQPANFLVLRENRQNAVLIELGFLSNPSEERILTTEMFREQATHGIYQGLLDHFDAN; encoded by the coding sequence TTGTCAAAATTTAGCAAATGGATTCTAGCTATCATCCTTTTCGCTTCGATTGTTTGCGAGATGCCGACAATTTCCGCGAAAGGCGAAACAATCATCATTAACACGAAATCCCTGAATGTTCGTTCAGGACCTGGTCTTACCTACCCGGTCACCGGCTCAATGAAAAAGGGTGAGCGCGCAGAAGTGCTATCCACTTCGGGTGATTGGCATGAAATCAGATTCGGATCGGGCACAGGATGGATCGCTTCATGGCTTGTCGTCAACGAGGAAGCGAAGGAGCTTGCGGCAATGAGTGCCGTTTCCAAAGTGAATGCACTGAATATCCGCACCGAGCCATCATTAAACGCAGCGGTCATTGGCCAAATGAATGCCGGCGAATCAGCTGTGATGACAGGTCGACAAGGGGAATGGGCTTCCATCGTCAAAAACGGCATCGACGGTTGGGTACATACTGATTACATTACTGAAATACCGCAGAGTGAAAAAAGACAGACAAGTACGGTAGACAAGCCGGACATCGGTTCAGAGCAATTTACCGTATCGGTCGATGCGCTGAATGTAAGAAAAGCGCCGGGTTTATCTTCAAAGAAAGTCGGTCTGATCCGGAAAGGGGAATCCTACTCCGTTAAAGAAATAGACGGAAACTGGGTTCGTCTATCTTTAGGCAAGAAGGCTACCGGTTGGGTCTATTCATTCCACGGCACTCTTGGTGCGAAAAGCGTGACAGGAAGCGGAAGCAATACTACTTTAAGTAGTAAAAAAGTGACTGTGCTGACGAACGGCACAAATATCCGATCTTCTTCAACGACTTCGTCATCTATCGTCACAAGGGCCAATGCCGGCGAAAAATTGACGGTAATCGGGGAAGAAGGAGATTGGTACAATGTTTCACTTTCTTCAGGAGAGACAGCTTTCATAGCCAAATGGGTCGTTTCAACAGGGGATGTCGCCTTGGCGGACCGAACAGATAAACCGAAGCAAAAGGCTAGAGCATCCGGTACTTTAAACGGACTTACAATCGTTGTCGATGCGGGACACGGCGGCAATGACCGCGGCACGACCGGCATGCAAGGCACAGACGAGAAGCTGCTCACATTGATGACCGCCGAGTTATTGTCCGCCAAACTGAAAGCAGCGGGTGCGAATGTCGTCATGACGCGCGAATCCGACACGTATGTTTCATTGCGTAAGCGCGTGGCCGTCAGCCATCAGTCAGGCGCAGACGCTTTCATCAGCATCCATTACGACGCGAATCCCGATACGTCAATTACCGGTTTTACAACGTATTACACACATACGAGTCAAAAATCGCTAGCCTCCTCCATTAATGATGGACTAGACTCGACGATTTCGCTGCGGAATCGCGGCGCGCAGCCTGCCAACTTTCTAGTGTTGCGGGAAAATCGTCAAAATGCCGTCCTCATCGAATTAGGATTTTTATCGAATCCATCGGAAGAGCGAATTTTGACGACTGAAATGTTCCGTGAACAAGCAACTCACGGAATTTATCAAGGTCTGCTCGATCATTTTGATGCAAATTAA
- the hisS gene encoding histidine--tRNA ligase — MNFKVPRGTQDILPSESWKWQQVEAIIRDLCENYRYKEIRTPIFEQTELFQRTVGDTTDIVTKEMYTFTDRGNRSMTLRPEGTAPVVRSFVENKMFGYPDQPVKLYYQGPMFRYERQQAGRYRQFVQFGVEAIGSADPAIDAEVIALAMDVYKRAGLTDVKLVLNSLGDLESRNAHRDALVAHFTPHIGEFCNDCQSRLEKNPLRILDCKVDREYPLMKTAPSLADYLNEQSAAYFEQVKGYLDEVGISYELDPNLVRGLDYYNHTAFEIMSTASGFGAITTLCGGGRYNGLAEEIGGPSAPGIGFGMSIERLLLALEAEGKSFTQDAELDVYIVTLEESAHRKGFKLLNELRNAGIRADMDYMDRKMKAQMKSADRFNAKAVIVIGEDEVEGKVVQLKNMADGSQEKVEDENIIGKITEQLN; from the coding sequence ATGAATTTCAAAGTGCCAAGAGGGACACAGGACATCCTGCCTTCCGAGTCGTGGAAATGGCAGCAGGTCGAAGCGATTATTCGTGATCTTTGCGAAAATTACCGTTACAAGGAAATCCGCACTCCGATATTCGAACAGACGGAATTGTTTCAACGGACAGTTGGGGATACTACTGATATCGTGACGAAAGAAATGTACACGTTCACGGATCGGGGGAACCGATCAATGACCCTTCGTCCAGAAGGTACTGCTCCGGTCGTCCGTTCATTCGTCGAGAACAAAATGTTCGGATATCCCGATCAGCCGGTCAAGCTTTACTATCAAGGTCCGATGTTCCGTTATGAACGTCAGCAAGCTGGCCGTTACCGTCAATTCGTCCAGTTCGGAGTAGAGGCGATCGGCAGCGCGGACCCGGCGATTGATGCCGAAGTAATCGCTTTGGCGATGGATGTTTACAAGCGTGCCGGATTGACGGATGTGAAGCTCGTCCTCAACTCATTGGGCGACCTCGAATCGAGGAATGCACATAGGGATGCACTCGTTGCACACTTTACGCCGCACATAGGCGAGTTTTGCAATGATTGCCAATCGCGACTCGAGAAAAATCCGCTTCGCATCTTGGACTGCAAAGTGGACCGCGAATATCCATTAATGAAGACTGCGCCATCATTGGCCGATTATTTGAATGAACAATCGGCAGCTTATTTTGAACAAGTGAAAGGCTATTTGGACGAAGTGGGCATTTCCTATGAACTCGATCCGAACTTGGTCCGCGGGCTCGATTATTACAATCACACAGCTTTTGAAATTATGAGCACTGCATCAGGCTTTGGAGCGATTACGACGCTTTGCGGAGGAGGAAGATACAATGGCCTCGCAGAGGAAATCGGTGGTCCTTCTGCTCCTGGTATCGGTTTCGGAATGAGCATCGAGCGTCTTCTTTTAGCTCTCGAAGCGGAAGGGAAGTCGTTTACACAAGATGCTGAGCTCGATGTCTATATTGTCACTCTCGAGGAGTCGGCTCACCGAAAAGGCTTCAAGTTATTGAATGAACTGAGGAATGCCGGCATTCGCGCGGATATGGACTATATGGACCGTAAAATGAAGGCCCAGATGAAATCGGCGGATCGGTTCAACGCGAAAGCGGTCATCGTCATCGGTGAAGATGAGGTGGAAGGAAAAGTGGTACAGCTGAAAAATATGGCTGACGGCTCCCAAGAGAAAGTCGAAGACGAAAACATTATTGGAAAAATTACAGAACAGTTGAATTAA
- the aspS gene encoding aspartate--tRNA ligase: MQRTHYCGQLTEDVIGQTVTLQGWVQRRRDLGGLIFIDLRDREGIVQVVFNPDFSSEALEIAETVRNEYVLEVTGNVVEREEQQKNPKLKTGSIEVHVEKVHIINEAKTPPFMLEDETDVNEEIRLKYRYLDLRRPALARVFKMRSDITKTVRNFLDGEGFLEVETPILTKSTPEGARDYLVPSRVHAGEFYALPQSPQLFKQMLMVSGFDRYYQIARCFRDEDLRADRQPEFTQIDMEMSFMSIEDIIELNERLMKKVMKDVKDINIEIPFKRLPYDEAMGRFGSDKPDTRFGMELQDVSQVVKDSSFKVFAGALESGGQVKAINVKGAADNYSRKDIDALGEFASVYGAKGLAWLKVDAEGLKGPIAKFFEGEAGEALANSLGAEAGDLLLFVADKKSVVADALGALRLKLGKELNLIDESQFNFLWVTDWPLFEYDEEEGRYYAAHHPFTMPADVNGLETDPSNVKAQAYDLVLNGYELGGGSLRIYQRDVQEKMFKALGFTEEQAREQFGFLLDAFEYGTPPHGGIAFGLDRIVMLLSGSTNLRDTIAFPKTASASDLLTEAPSAVDNSQLSELGISIQSK, translated from the coding sequence ATGCAACGGACACATTATTGCGGACAATTGACTGAGGATGTCATTGGTCAGACGGTTACACTACAAGGCTGGGTGCAGAGAAGGCGGGATTTAGGAGGTCTCATTTTTATTGATTTACGGGATCGCGAAGGAATCGTCCAAGTTGTTTTCAATCCGGATTTCTCTAGCGAAGCGCTTGAAATCGCCGAAACGGTGCGCAATGAATATGTTCTTGAAGTGACAGGAAATGTCGTTGAGCGTGAAGAGCAGCAGAAAAACCCGAAATTGAAAACAGGTTCCATTGAAGTGCATGTGGAAAAGGTGCATATCATCAATGAGGCAAAAACTCCTCCTTTCATGCTTGAAGATGAAACGGATGTCAATGAAGAAATCAGATTAAAATACCGTTACTTGGACCTTCGCCGTCCGGCACTGGCACGCGTATTTAAAATGCGTTCAGACATTACAAAGACGGTTAGGAATTTCTTGGATGGAGAAGGGTTCCTTGAAGTGGAAACTCCAATTTTGACGAAGTCGACACCGGAAGGGGCAAGGGACTATCTTGTGCCGAGCCGTGTGCATGCGGGTGAGTTTTACGCTTTGCCGCAATCCCCGCAACTATTCAAACAAATGCTTATGGTGTCCGGTTTCGACAGATATTATCAAATTGCACGCTGTTTCCGTGATGAAGATCTCCGTGCCGACCGTCAACCTGAATTCACTCAAATCGATATGGAAATGAGCTTCATGTCCATCGAAGACATTATCGAATTGAACGAACGGCTTATGAAAAAAGTGATGAAAGATGTTAAAGACATTAATATAGAAATTCCGTTTAAGCGTCTGCCTTATGATGAGGCGATGGGGCGTTTCGGATCAGATAAGCCGGACACTCGCTTTGGCATGGAGTTGCAGGACGTATCCCAAGTTGTTAAGGATTCTTCCTTTAAAGTATTTGCAGGAGCCCTTGAATCTGGCGGGCAAGTGAAAGCGATTAATGTAAAAGGCGCAGCAGATAACTACTCTCGCAAAGACATCGATGCATTGGGCGAGTTTGCATCCGTTTATGGTGCAAAGGGGCTTGCTTGGCTGAAAGTGGACGCAGAAGGCTTGAAAGGTCCGATTGCGAAATTCTTTGAAGGTGAAGCGGGAGAGGCTTTAGCGAATTCCCTCGGAGCAGAAGCGGGAGACCTTCTATTGTTCGTAGCAGATAAAAAATCGGTCGTTGCGGATGCATTAGGAGCGCTCAGATTAAAGCTCGGCAAAGAGTTGAATCTAATCGACGAATCGCAATTCAACTTCCTCTGGGTGACAGATTGGCCTTTATTCGAATATGACGAAGAGGAAGGGCGCTACTATGCCGCCCATCACCCATTCACGATGCCTGCTGATGTCAATGGACTTGAAACGGATCCTAGCAACGTCAAGGCGCAAGCATATGACCTCGTCCTGAACGGATATGAGCTTGGTGGGGGGTCATTGCGGATCTACCAACGCGATGTGCAGGAGAAAATGTTCAAAGCTCTAGGTTTCACTGAGGAACAAGCACGCGAGCAATTCGGTTTCTTGCTTGACGCTTTTGAATACGGTACACCTCCTCACGGTGGCATCGCATTCGGATTGGACCGAATCGTCATGTTATTATCCGGTTCGACAAATCTCCGCGATACAATCGCATTTCCGAAGACGGCAAGCGCGAGCGATCTGCTAACTGAAGCACCAAGCGCAGTGGATAACTCTCAACTTTCCGAATTAGGAATTTCCATCCAGTCGAAATGA
- a CDS encoding ThiF family adenylyltransferase, translating into MLHQFSRNELAIGKEGIDLMRKTTVAILGVGGVGSFAAEACARSGVGRIILIDKDTVDITNVNRQLVATLSTVGRSKVEVMKERIHDVNKDCEVIGLHMFYTEETYEEFFSYAPDYVIDASDTISYKIHLIKECVARGIKIISSMGAANKLDPTRFQIADISKTHTDPIAKVIRLRLRKEGIKKGVPVVFSDESPIVVREDIVDTVGNPDAQIRKAKMPPASNSYVPSVAGLVCASWVLNDIVKDIHIERVKDKK; encoded by the coding sequence TTGTTACACCAATTTTCTCGGAATGAACTGGCCATCGGCAAAGAAGGAATCGATTTAATGCGCAAAACGACTGTTGCCATACTAGGCGTTGGCGGAGTCGGTTCATTTGCAGCCGAAGCTTGCGCCCGTAGCGGTGTCGGCCGGATCATCCTTATCGATAAGGACACCGTCGACATTACAAATGTCAATCGTCAGCTCGTGGCAACTTTGTCGACGGTCGGCAGGTCTAAAGTGGAAGTGATGAAGGAACGGATTCATGACGTAAACAAAGATTGTGAAGTGATTGGACTTCATATGTTCTATACGGAAGAAACGTACGAAGAGTTTTTCAGTTATGCACCTGACTACGTAATTGACGCATCTGATACGATCAGCTATAAAATCCATCTCATTAAGGAATGTGTAGCAAGAGGCATTAAAATCATCTCAAGCATGGGTGCCGCAAACAAGCTTGATCCGACCCGTTTCCAAATTGCGGACATTTCCAAAACCCATACGGATCCAATTGCTAAAGTGATCAGACTCCGATTGAGAAAAGAAGGAATCAAAAAAGGTGTCCCTGTCGTATTTTCCGATGAAAGTCCAATTGTCGTTAGGGAAGACATCGTAGATACAGTCGGTAACCCGGATGCGCAAATCCGCAAAGCGAAAATGCCGCCGGCTTCCAACTCCTACGTCCCTTCCGTCGCAGGCCTAGTCTGCGCAAGCTGGGTACTCAACGACATCGTAAAAGACATCCACATCGAAAGAGTAAAGGACAAGAAGTAA
- a CDS encoding chemotaxis protein, with the protein MQKQDGILLESGTNELEIVEFQMGENRYGINVIKVKEIILPTPITVIPHAHPSIEGIIQLRGSVLPVIDMEKVMGLPETIGKNEGKYIVAAFNKQEVVFHVHEVTQIHRVSWNQIEKPADLYSGDSSQVIGVIKRENDMLLLLDFEKIVVDINPDSGIQVEQVRKLGVRERSNKKILVAEDSPLLRKLLSDTLTEAGYGNIEFFENGKDALGYLESLTVDGKKVSDEIQLVITDIEMPQMDGHHFTKRIRANNELAMLPVIIFSSLITDELKHKGISVGANDQVSKPEIAELVLKMDKHIL; encoded by the coding sequence TTGCAAAAACAGGATGGAATCTTACTCGAAAGCGGAACGAATGAACTCGAAATCGTCGAATTTCAAATGGGAGAGAACCGCTACGGCATCAACGTCATCAAAGTAAAAGAAATTATTCTCCCTACACCAATCACCGTCATCCCGCATGCACATCCATCCATTGAAGGAATCATCCAACTGCGCGGATCAGTACTTCCGGTGATCGATATGGAAAAAGTGATGGGACTGCCGGAAACAATCGGCAAAAACGAAGGGAAATACATCGTCGCCGCCTTCAATAAACAGGAAGTCGTTTTTCATGTCCATGAAGTCACCCAAATTCATCGCGTTTCATGGAATCAGATTGAAAAACCAGCGGATCTCTATTCGGGAGACAGTTCGCAAGTCATCGGAGTCATAAAGCGGGAGAATGACATGCTGCTCCTCCTTGACTTTGAAAAGATTGTCGTCGATATTAATCCGGATAGCGGTATTCAAGTCGAGCAGGTGAGAAAGCTTGGCGTGAGGGAAAGGTCCAATAAAAAGATTCTCGTTGCAGAGGATTCCCCGTTGCTCCGTAAGTTATTGAGCGATACGTTGACGGAGGCGGGCTATGGAAACATCGAGTTTTTCGAGAACGGAAAAGATGCATTGGGGTATTTAGAAAGTCTGACTGTTGACGGCAAAAAGGTATCGGATGAAATTCAACTTGTCATTACGGATATTGAAATGCCGCAAATGGACGGCCATCATTTCACGAAAAGGATCCGTGCGAACAACGAGCTGGCTATGTTGCCGGTCATCATCTTCTCTTCATTGATTACAGACGAATTAAAGCATAAAGGAATTAGCGTCGGTGCGAACGACCAAGTTAGCAAGCCTGAAATTGCAGAACTCGTCCTCAAAATGGACAAGCATATTTTATAA
- a CDS encoding replication-associated recombination protein A, giving the protein MQNEPLAFRMRPKNIDEVAGQQHIIGKDTALYRMITKGHVPSMLLYGEPGIGKTSLAYAIAGTSHLPFIALNATVSGKKDVEEVVAEARITGKVILFLDEIHRFNKLQQDTLLPHVEKGSIVLIGATTENPFHDVNPAIRSRCGEILQLNRLEPDDLVVLLERALHDEERGLGKMEIEMSNVQIQKIAEGVNGDARKALTLLESIISASDEEQGKVIVEDWLIDNLIGRIGLVGDKKGSHHYNLLSALQKSVRGSDVNAAIFYLANLLETGDLIAVSRRLLVMAYEDIGLASPEVGPHVLAATEAAVRLGMPEARIPLANAVIEMCLASKSNSAYKAVDAAARAINEGKTGDIPLHLRDTHYAGAAELGHEGYRYPHDTPIGSFGGWVNQQYLPDKIKQAEYYEPVLAGEEKRLAGIYERLKEFKKGK; this is encoded by the coding sequence TTGCAAAATGAACCACTAGCATTTCGGATGCGACCAAAAAACATAGATGAAGTTGCGGGACAGCAACATATTATTGGGAAAGATACGGCGCTCTATCGGATGATCACCAAAGGACACGTCCCTTCCATGCTGTTATACGGAGAACCTGGAATCGGGAAGACATCATTGGCATACGCGATCGCCGGTACGAGCCACTTGCCTTTCATCGCATTGAACGCGACAGTGTCAGGGAAAAAGGATGTAGAGGAAGTCGTGGCAGAAGCCCGGATCACGGGTAAAGTCATACTGTTCCTTGATGAAATCCATCGTTTCAATAAACTGCAGCAAGATACGCTATTGCCCCATGTCGAAAAAGGGTCGATCGTCCTGATCGGCGCAACTACAGAAAATCCTTTTCACGACGTCAATCCAGCAATTAGATCTCGGTGCGGTGAAATCCTTCAATTGAATCGGCTGGAGCCTGACGACTTGGTCGTATTGCTTGAAAGGGCATTACATGATGAAGAACGCGGGCTTGGTAAAATGGAAATCGAAATGTCAAATGTCCAAATCCAAAAAATTGCAGAAGGTGTAAATGGGGATGCGCGAAAAGCTCTTACGCTATTGGAATCGATCATTTCTGCAAGTGACGAGGAACAGGGCAAGGTCATTGTTGAAGATTGGTTAATCGATAATTTAATAGGAAGAATCGGTCTTGTCGGGGATAAGAAAGGGTCGCATCATTATAATTTGCTTTCCGCATTGCAGAAGTCGGTGCGTGGAAGTGATGTGAATGCGGCTATCTTCTATTTGGCGAATTTGCTTGAGACGGGCGACTTGATTGCCGTGTCCCGCCGCTTGCTCGTCATGGCTTACGAAGATATCGGACTCGCATCGCCGGAAGTCGGTCCACATGTGCTCGCTGCTACCGAGGCAGCTGTCCGTCTAGGTATGCCGGAAGCACGGATTCCACTGGCGAATGCCGTCATTGAAATGTGCCTCGCCTCTAAATCAAATTCAGCATACAAGGCGGTTGATGCTGCCGCGAGAGCGATCAACGAGGGAAAAACGGGAGACATCCCTCTCCACTTACGTGACACTCATTATGCCGGAGCGGCTGAGCTTGGGCATGAAGGTTACCGCTACCCCCATGATACGCCAATCGGTTCATTTGGCGGCTGGGTGAACCAGCAATATTTGCCGGATAAAATTAAGCAAGCGGAGTATTACGAACCTGTCCTTGCCGGAGAGGAGAAGAGACTTGCGGGTATTTATGAACGATTGAAGGAATTCAAGAAAGGAAAATAA
- the cymR gene encoding cysteine metabolism transcriptional regulator CymR, whose amino-acid sequence MRISTKGRYGLTVVVELGKKYGEGPLPLRKIAEEHNLSEAYLEQLIPALRNSGIVKSVRGAYGGYKLAKPPGEITAGDVIRLLEGPIQVVEGIGDDKVPQQSLWNRIGDAIRGVLDTTTIKDLVEADESTDLDGYMFYI is encoded by the coding sequence ATGAGGATTTCTACGAAAGGCCGCTATGGGCTGACTGTAGTTGTAGAACTAGGTAAAAAGTATGGGGAAGGCCCTTTGCCATTACGGAAAATCGCGGAAGAGCACAACTTGTCCGAAGCATATTTGGAGCAGCTCATCCCGGCCTTGCGGAATAGCGGAATCGTAAAAAGCGTCCGGGGTGCATACGGCGGTTATAAACTCGCAAAGCCGCCGGGCGAAATTACCGCAGGAGACGTCATCAGATTGCTCGAAGGACCTATTCAGGTTGTAGAGGGAATTGGAGACGACAAAGTTCCGCAACAGTCATTATGGAACCGTATCGGGGACGCCATTCGAGGAGTATTGGATACAACAACAATTAAAGATTTGGTGGAAGCAGACGAATCCACTGATCTTGATGGATATATGTTTTACATTTGA